A DNA window from Pongo abelii isolate AG06213 chromosome 2, NHGRI_mPonAbe1-v2.0_pri, whole genome shotgun sequence contains the following coding sequences:
- the IL12A gene encoding interleukin-12 subunit alpha, which yields MWPPGSASQPPPSPAAATGLHPAARPVSLQCRLSMCPARSLLLVATLVLLDHLSLARNLPVATPGPGMFPCLHHSQNLLRAVSNMLQKARQTLEFYPCTSEEIDHEDITKDQTSTVEACLPLELTKNESCLNSRETSFITNGSCLASRKTSFMMALCLSSIYEDLKMYQVEFKTMNAKLLMDPKRQIFLDQNMLAVIDELMQALNFNSETVPQKSSLEEPDFYKTKIKLCILLHAFRIRAVTIDRVMNYLNAS from the exons ATGTGGCCCCCTGGGTCAGCCTCCCAGCCACCGCCCTCACCTGCCGCGGCCACAGGTCTGCATCCAGCGGCTCGCCCAGTGTCCCTGCAGTGCCGGCTCAGCATGTGTCCAGCGCGCA GCCTCCTCCTTGTGGCTACCCTGGTCCTCCTGGACCACCTCAGTTTGGCCAGAAACCTCCCTGTGGCCACCCCAGGCCCAGGAATGTTCCCGTGCCTTCACCACTCCCAAAACCTGCTGAGGGCCGTCAGCAACATGCTCCAGAAG GCCAGACAAACTCTAGAATTCTACCCTTGCACTTCTGAAGAGATTGATCATGAAGATATCACAAAAGATCAAACCAGCACAGTGGAGGCCTGTTTACCATTGGAATTAACCAAG AATGAGAGTTGCCTAAATTCCAGAGAGACCTCTTTCATAACT aatGGGAGTTGCCTGGCCTCCAGAAAGACCTCTTTTATGATG GCCCTGTGCCTTAGTAGTATTTATGAAGACTTGAAGATGTACCAggtggagttcaagaccatgaATGCAAAGCTTCTGATGGATCCTAAGAGGCAGATCTTTCTAGATCAAAACATGCTGGCAGTTATTGATGAGCTGATGCAG GCCCTGAATTTCAACAGTGAGACTGTGCCACAAAAATCCTCCCTTGAAGAACCggatttttataaaactaaaatcaaGCTCTGCATACTTCTTCATGCTTTCAGAATTCGGGCAGTGACTATTGATAGAGTGATGAACTATCTGAATGCTTCCTAA